Proteins from a single region of Arctopsyche grandis isolate Sample6627 chromosome 1, ASM5162203v2, whole genome shotgun sequence:
- the LOC143913438 gene encoding uncharacterized protein LOC143913438 isoform X7 — protein MKTLNWTFAFVILCLWINTSSSHVIRPACRCTQNKESVENVDERIGKCANKGHSSSSAATAAAASASGSGKGQSSSSAAAAAAASASGSGKGQSSSAAAAAAAASASGSGKGQSSSSAAAAAAASASGSGKGQSSSAAAAAAAASASGSGKGQSSSSAAAAAAASASGSGKGQSSSAAAAAAAASASGSGKGRSGSSAAAAAATSASGSGKGQSSSSAAAAAAASASGSGKGQSSSSAAAAAAASASGSGKGQSSSAAAAAAAASASGSGKGRSGSSSAAAAAASASGSGKGQSSSSAAAAAAASASGSGKGQSSSSAAAAAAASASGSGKGQSSSAAAAAAAASASGSGKGRSGSSAAAAAAASASGSGKGQSSSSAAAAAAASASGSGKGQSSSSAAAAAAASASGSGKGQSSSAAAAAAAASASGSGKGRSGSSSAAAAAASASGSGKGQSSSSAAAAAAASASGSGKGQSSSSAAAAAAASASGSGKGQSSSAAAAAAAASASGSGKGRSGSSAAAAAAASASGSGKGQSSSSAAAAAAASASGSGKGQSSSSAAAAAAASASGSGKGHSGSSAAAAAAASASGSGKGQSSGAASSAAASSSGGSSSSAAASSASTSYLKNRACGQ, from the exons ATGAAGACTTTGAATTGGACCTTCGCATTCGTGATTCTGTGCCTTTGGATTAAT ACGTCTAGTTCGCATGTAATCAGACCTGCATGCAGATGCACCCAAAATAAAGAATCCGTTGAAAATGTAGACGAAAGAATTGGAAAATGTGCAAATAAAGGACACTCAAGTAGTTCAGCAGCAACCGCCGCAGCAGCCTCAGCATCTGGATCAGGCAAAGGACAATCGAGTAGTTCGGCAGCAGCCGCCGCAGCAGCCTCAGCATCTGGATCAGGCAAAGGACAATCTAGTAGTGCGGCAGCAGCCGCCGCAGCAGCCTCAGCATCTGGATCAGGCAAAGGACAATCAAGTAGTTCGGCAGCAGCCGCCGCAGCAGCCTCAGCATCTGGATCAGGCAAAGGACAATCTAGTAGTGCGGCAGCAGCCGCCGCAGCAGCCTCAGCATCTGGATCAGGCAAAGGACAATCGAGTAGTTCGGCAGCAGCCGCCGCAGCAGCCTCAGCATCTGGATCAGGCAAAGGACAATCTAGTAGTGCGGCAGCAGCCGCCGCAGCAGCCTCAGCATCTGGATCAGGCAAAGGACGTTCGGGTAGTTCGGCAGCAGCCGCCGCAGCAACCTCAGCATCTGGATCAGGCAAAGGACAATCGAGTAGTTCGGCAGCAGCCGCTGCAGCAGCCTCAGCATCTGGATCAGGCAAAGGACAATCAAGTAGTTCGGCAGCAGCCGCCGCAGCAGCCTCAGCATCTGGATCAGGCAAAGGACAATCTAGTAGTGCGGCAGCAGCCGCCGCAGCAGCCTCAGCATCTGGATCAGGCAAAGGACGTTCGGGTAGTTCGTCAGCAGCCGCCGCAGCAGCCTCAGCATCTGGATCAGGCAAAGGACAATCGAGTAGTTCGGCGGCAGCCGCCGCAGCAGCCTCAGCATCTGGATCAGGCAAAGGACAATCGAGTAGTTCGGCAGCAGCCGCCGCAGCAGCCTCAGCATCTGGATCAGGCAAAGGACAATCTAGTAGTGCGGCAGCAGCCGCCGCAGCAGCCTCAGCATCTGGATCAGGCAAAGGACGTTCGGGTAGTTCGGCAGCAGCCGCCGCAGCAGCCTCAGCATCTGGATCAGGCAAAGGACAATCGAGTAGTTCGGCAGCAGCCGCTGCAGCAGCCTCAGCATCTGGATCAGGCAAAGGACAATCAAGTAGTTCGGCAGCAGCCGCCGCAGCAGCCTCAGCATCTGGATCAGGCAAAGGACAATCTAGTAGTGCGGCAGCAGCCGCCGCAGCAGCCTCAGCATCTGGATCAGGCAAAGGACGTTCGGGTAGTTCGTCAGCAGCCGCCGCAGCAGCCTCAGCATCTGGATCAGGCAAAGGACAATCGAGTAGTTCGGCGGCAGCCGCCGCAGCAGCCTCAGCATCTGGATCAGGCAAAGGACAATCGAGTAGTTCGGCAGCAGCCGCCGCAGCAGCCTCAGCATCTGGATCAGGCAAAGGACAATCTAGTAGTGCGGCAGCAGCCGCCGCAGCAGCCTCAGCATCTGGATCAGGCAAAGGACGTTCGGGTAGTTCGGCAGCAGCCGCCGCAGCAGCCTCAGCATCTGGATCAGGCAAAGGACAATCGAGTAGTTCGGCAGCAGCCGCTGCAGCAGCCTCAGCATCTGGATCAGGCAAAGGACAATCAAGTAGTTCGGCAGCAGCCGCCGCAGCAGCCTCAGCATCTGGATCAG GCAAAGGACATTCGGGTAGTTCGGCAGCAGCCGCCGCAGCAGCCTCAGCATCTGGATCAGGCAAAGGACAATCAAGTGGTGCTGCATCATCTGCAGCAGCATCCAGTTCCGGAGGCAGTAGTTCAAGCGCAGCGGCATCATCAGCATCAACTTCTTATCTTAAAAATAGAGCATGTGGGCAATAA
- the LOC143913438 gene encoding uncharacterized protein LOC143913438 isoform X9, translating to MKTLNWTFAFVILCLWINTSSSHVIRPACRCTQNKESVENVDERIGKCANKGHSSSSAATAAAASASGSGKGQSSSSAAAAAAASASGSGKGQSSSAAAAAAAASASGSGKGQSSSSAAAAAAASASGSGKGQSSSAAAAAAAASASGSGKGQSSSSAAAAAAASASGSGKGQSSSAAAAAAAASASGSGKGRSGSSAAAAAATSASGSGKGQSSSSAAAAAAASASGSGKGQSSSSAAAAAAASASGSGKGQSSSAAAAAAAASASGSGKGRSGSSSAAAAAASASGSGKGQSSSSAAAAAAASASGSGKGQSSSSAAAAAAASASGSGKGQSSSAAAAAAAASASGSGKGRSGSSAAAAAAASASGSGKGQSSSSAAAAAAASASGSGKGQSSSSAAAAAAASASGSGKGQSSSAAAAAAAASASGSGKGRSGSSSAAAAAASASGSGKGQSSSSAAAAAAASASGSGKGQSSSSAAAAAAASASGSGKGQSSSAAAAAAAASASGSGKGRSGSSAAAAAAASASGSGKGQSSSSAAAAAAASASGSGKGQSSSSAAAAAAASASGSGKGQSSGAASSAAASSSGGSSSSAAASSASTSYLKNRACGQ from the exons ATGAAGACTTTGAATTGGACCTTCGCATTCGTGATTCTGTGCCTTTGGATTAAT ACGTCTAGTTCGCATGTAATCAGACCTGCATGCAGATGCACCCAAAATAAAGAATCCGTTGAAAATGTAGACGAAAGAATTGGAAAATGTGCAAATAAAGGACACTCAAGTAGTTCAGCAGCAACCGCCGCAGCAGCCTCAGCATCTGGATCAGGCAAAGGACAATCGAGTAGTTCGGCAGCAGCCGCCGCAGCAGCCTCAGCATCTGGATCAGGCAAAGGACAATCTAGTAGTGCGGCAGCAGCCGCCGCAGCAGCCTCAGCATCTGGATCAGGCAAAGGACAATCAAGTAGTTCGGCAGCAGCCGCCGCAGCAGCCTCAGCATCTGGATCAGGCAAAGGACAATCTAGTAGTGCGGCAGCAGCCGCCGCAGCAGCCTCAGCATCTGGATCAGGCAAAGGACAATCGAGTAGTTCGGCAGCAGCCGCCGCAGCAGCCTCAGCATCTGGATCAGGCAAAGGACAATCTAGTAGTGCGGCAGCAGCCGCCGCAGCAGCCTCAGCATCTGGATCAGGCAAAGGACGTTCGGGTAGTTCGGCAGCAGCCGCCGCAGCAACCTCAGCATCTGGATCAGGCAAAGGACAATCGAGTAGTTCGGCAGCAGCCGCTGCAGCAGCCTCAGCATCTGGATCAGGCAAAGGACAATCAAGTAGTTCGGCAGCAGCCGCCGCAGCAGCCTCAGCATCTGGATCAGGCAAAGGACAATCTAGTAGTGCGGCAGCAGCCGCCGCAGCAGCCTCAGCATCTGGATCAGGCAAAGGACGTTCGGGTAGTTCGTCAGCAGCCGCCGCAGCAGCCTCAGCATCTGGATCAGGCAAAGGACAATCGAGTAGTTCGGCGGCAGCCGCCGCAGCAGCCTCAGCATCTGGATCAGGCAAAGGACAATCGAGTAGTTCGGCAGCAGCCGCCGCAGCAGCCTCAGCATCTGGATCAGGCAAAGGACAATCTAGTAGTGCGGCAGCAGCCGCCGCAGCAGCCTCAGCATCTGGATCAGGCAAAGGACGTTCGGGTAGTTCGGCAGCAGCCGCCGCAGCAGCCTCAGCATCTGGATCAGGCAAAGGACAATCGAGTAGTTCGGCAGCAGCCGCTGCAGCAGCCTCAGCATCTGGATCAGGCAAAGGACAATCAAGTAGTTCGGCAGCAGCCGCCGCAGCAGCCTCAGCATCTGGATCAGGCAAAGGACAATCTAGTAGTGCGGCAGCAGCCGCCGCAGCAGCCTCAGCATCTGGATCAGGCAAAGGACGTTCGGGTAGTTCGTCAGCAGCCGCCGCAGCAGCCTCAGCATCTGGATCAGGCAAAGGACAATCGAGTAGTTCGGCGGCAGCCGCCGCAGCAGCCTCAGCATCTGGATCAGGCAAAGGACAATCGAGTAGTTCGGCAGCAGCCGCCGCAGCAGCCTCAGCATCTGGATCAGGCAAAGGACAATCTAGTAGTGCGGCAGCAGCCGCCGCAGCAGCCTCAGCATCTGGATCAGGCAAAGGACGTTCGGGTAGTTCGGCAGCAGCCGCCGCAGCAGCCTCAGCATCTGGATCAGGCAAAGGACAATCGAGTAGTTCGGCAGCAGCCGCTGCAGCAGCCTCAGCATCTGGATCAGGCAAAGGACAATCAAGTAGTTCGGCAGCAGCCGCCGCAGCAGCCTCAGCATCTGGATCAG GCAAAGGACAATCAAGTGGTGCTGCATCATCTGCAGCAGCATCCAGTTCCGGAGGCAGTAGTTCAAGCGCAGCGGCATCATCAGCATCAACTTCTTATCTTAAAAATAGAGCATGTGGGCAATAA
- the LOC143913438 gene encoding uncharacterized protein LOC143913438 isoform X14 → MKTLNWTFAFVILCLWINTSSSHVIRPACRCTQNKESVENVDERIGKCANKGHSSSSAATAAAASASGSGKGQSSSSAAAAAAASASGSGKGQSSIRQQPPQQPQHLDQAKDNLVVRQQPPQQPQHLDQAKDVRVVRQQPPQQPQHLDQAKDNRVVRRQPPQQPQHLDQAKDNRVVRQQPPQQPQHLDQAKDNLVVRQQPPQQPQHLDQAKDVRVVRQQPPQQPQHLDQAKDNRVVRQQPLQQPQHLDQAKDNQVVRQQPPQQPQHLDQAKDNLVVRQQPPQQPQHLDQAKDVRVVRQQPPQQPQHLDQAKDNRVVRRQPPQQPQHLDQAKDNRVVRQQPPQQPQHLDQAKDNLVVRQQPPQQPQHLDQAKDVRVVRQQPPQQPQHLDQAKDNRVVRQQPLQQPQHLDQAKDNQVVRQQPPQQPQHLDQAKDNLIVRQQPPQQPQHLDQAKDVRVVRQQPPQQPQHLDQAKDNRVVRRQPPQQPQHLDQAKDNRVVRQQPQHLDQAKDIRVVRQQPPQQPQHLDQAKDNQVVLHHLQQHPVPEAVVQAQRHHQHQLLILKIEHVGNNMKDKSHISKALIL, encoded by the exons ATGAAGACTTTGAATTGGACCTTCGCATTCGTGATTCTGTGCCTTTGGATTAAT ACGTCTAGTTCGCATGTAATCAGACCTGCATGCAGATGCACCCAAAATAAAGAATCCGTTGAAAATGTAGACGAAAGAATTGGAAAATGTGCAAATAAAGGACACTCAAGTAGTTCAGCAGCAACCGCCGCAGCAGCCTCAGCATCTGGATCAGGCAAAGGACAATCGAGTAGTTCGGCAGCAGCCGCCGCAGCAGCCTCAGCATCTGGATCAGGCAAAGGACAATCTAGTA TTCGGCAGCAGCCGCCGCAGCAGCCTCAGCATCTGGATCAGGCAAAGGACAATCTAGTAGTGCGGCAGCAGCCGCCGCAGCAGCCTCAGCATCTGGATCAGGCAAAGGACGTTCGGGTAGTTCGTCAGCAGCCGCCGCAGCAGCCTCAGCATCTGGATCAGGCAAAGGACAATCGAGTAGTTCGGCGGCAGCCGCCGCAGCAGCCTCAGCATCTGGATCAGGCAAAGGACAATCGAGTAGTTCGGCAGCAGCCGCCGCAGCAGCCTCAGCATCTGGATCAGGCAAAGGACAATCTAGTAGTGCGGCAGCAGCCGCCGCAGCAGCCTCAGCATCTGGATCAGGCAAAGGACGTTCGGGTAGTTCGGCAGCAGCCGCCGCAGCAGCCTCAGCATCTGGATCAGGCAAAGGACAATCGAGTAGTTCGGCAGCAGCCGCTGCAGCAGCCTCAGCATCTGGATCAGGCAAAGGACAATCAAGTAGTTCGGCAGCAGCCGCCGCAGCAGCCTCAGCATCTGGATCAGGCAAAGGACAATCTAGTAGTGCGGCAGCAGCCGCCGCAGCAGCCTCAGCATCTGGATCAGGCAAAGGACGTTCGGGTAGTTCGTCAGCAGCCGCCGCAGCAGCCTCAGCATCTGGATCAGGCAAAGGACAATCGAGTAGTTCGGCGGCAGCCGCCGCAGCAGCCTCAGCATCTGGATCAGGCAAAGGACAATCGAGTAGTTCGGCAGCAGCCGCCGCAGCAGCCTCAGCATCTGGATCAGGCAAAGGACAATCTAGTAGTGCGGCAGCAGCCGCCGCAGCAGCCTCAGCATCTGGATCAGGCAAAGGACGTTCGGGTAGTTCGGCAGCAGCCGCCGCAGCAGCCTCAGCATCTGGATCAGGCAAAGGACAATCGAGTAGTTCGGCAGCAGCCGCTGCAGCAGCCTCAGCATCTGGATCAGGCAAAGGACAATCAAGTAGTTCGGCAGCAGCCGCCGCAGCAGCCTCAGCATCTGGATCAGGCAAAGGACAATCTAATAGTGCGGCAGCAGCCGCCGCAGCAGCCTCAGCATCTGGATCAGGCAAAGGACGTTCGGGTAGTTCGTCAGCAGCCGCCGCAGCAGCCTCAGCATCTGGATCAGGCAAAGGACAATCGAGTAGTTCGGCGGCAGCCGCCGCAGCAGCCTCAGCATCTGGATCAGGCAAAGGACAATCGAGTAGTTCGGCAGCAGCCTCAGCATCTGGATCAGGCAAAGGACATTCGGGTAGTTCGGCAGCAGCCGCCGCAGCAGCCTCAGCATCTGGATCAGGCAAAGGACAATCAAGTGGTGCTGCATCATCTGCAGCAGCATCCAGTTCCGGAGGCAGTAGTTCAAGCGCAGCGGCATCATCAGCATCAACTTCTTATCTTAAAAATAGAGCATGTGGGCAATAATATGAAAGATAAATCGCATATTTCCAAAGcattgattttataa
- the LOC143913438 gene encoding uncharacterized protein LOC143913438 isoform X2, giving the protein MKTLNWTFAFVILCLWINTSSSHVIRPACRCTQNKESVENVDERIGKCANKGHSSSSAATAAAASASGSGKGQSSSSAAAAAAASASGSGKGQSSSAAAAAAAASASGSGKGQSSSSAAAAAAASASGSGKGQSSSAAAAAAAASASGSGKGQSSSSAAAAAAASASGSGKGQSSSAAAAAAAASASGSGKGRSGSSAAAAAATSASGSGKGQSSSSAAAAAAASASGSGKGQSSSSAAAAAAASASGSGKGQSSIRQQPPQQPQHLDQAKDNRVVRRQPPQQPQHLDQAKDNRVVRQQPPQQPQHLDQAKDNLVVRQQPPQQPQHLDQAKDVRVVRQQPPQQPQHLDQAKDNRVVRQQPLQQPQHLDQAKDNQVVRQQPPQQPQHLDQAKDNLVVRQQPPQQPQHLDQAKDVRVVRQQPPQQPQHLDQAKDNRVVRRQPPQQPQHLDQAKDNRVVRQQPPQQPQHLDQAKDNLVVRQQPPQQPQHLDQAKDVRVVRQQPPQQPQHLDQAKDNRVVRQQPLQQPQHLDQAKDNQVVRQQPPQQPQHLDQAKDNLIVRQQPPQQPQHLDQAKDVRVVRQQPPQQPQHLDQAKDNRVVRRQPPQQPQHLDQAKDNRVVRQQPQHLDQAKDIRVVRQQPPQQPQHLDQAKDNQVVLHHLQQHPVPEAVVQAQRHHQHQLLILKIEHVGNNMKDKSHISKALIL; this is encoded by the exons ATGAAGACTTTGAATTGGACCTTCGCATTCGTGATTCTGTGCCTTTGGATTAAT ACGTCTAGTTCGCATGTAATCAGACCTGCATGCAGATGCACCCAAAATAAAGAATCCGTTGAAAATGTAGACGAAAGAATTGGAAAATGTGCAAATAAAGGACACTCAAGTAGTTCAGCAGCAACCGCCGCAGCAGCCTCAGCATCTGGATCAGGCAAAGGACAATCGAGTAGTTCGGCAGCAGCCGCCGCAGCAGCCTCAGCATCTGGATCAGGCAAAGGACAATCTAGTAGTGCGGCAGCAGCCGCCGCAGCAGCCTCAGCATCTGGATCAGGCAAAGGACAATCAAGTAGTTCGGCAGCAGCCGCCGCAGCAGCCTCAGCATCTGGATCAGGCAAAGGACAATCTAGTAGTGCGGCAGCAGCCGCCGCAGCAGCCTCAGCATCTGGATCAGGCAAAGGACAATCGAGTAGTTCGGCAGCAGCCGCCGCAGCAGCCTCAGCATCTGGATCAGGCAAAGGACAATCTAGTAGTGCGGCAGCAGCCGCCGCAGCAGCCTCAGCATCTGGATCAGGCAAAGGACGTTCGGGTAGTTCGGCAGCAGCCGCCGCAGCAACCTCAGCATCTGGATCAGGCAAAGGACAATCGAGTAGTTCGGCAGCAGCCGCTGCAGCAGCCTCAGCATCTGGATCAGGCAAAGGACAATCAAGTAGTTCGGCAGCAGCCGCCGCAGCAGCCTCAGCATCTGGATCAGGCAAAGGACAATCTAGTA TTCGTCAGCAGCCGCCGCAGCAGCCTCAGCATCTGGATCAGGCAAAGGACAATCGAGTAGTTCGGCGGCAGCCGCCGCAGCAGCCTCAGCATCTGGATCAGGCAAAGGACAATCGAGTAGTTCGGCAGCAGCCGCCGCAGCAGCCTCAGCATCTGGATCAGGCAAAGGACAATCTAGTAGTGCGGCAGCAGCCGCCGCAGCAGCCTCAGCATCTGGATCAGGCAAAGGACGTTCGGGTAGTTCGGCAGCAGCCGCCGCAGCAGCCTCAGCATCTGGATCAGGCAAAGGACAATCGAGTAGTTCGGCAGCAGCCGCTGCAGCAGCCTCAGCATCTGGATCAGGCAAAGGACAATCAAGTAGTTCGGCAGCAGCCGCCGCAGCAGCCTCAGCATCTGGATCAGGCAAAGGACAATCTAGTAGTGCGGCAGCAGCCGCCGCAGCAGCCTCAGCATCTGGATCAGGCAAAGGACGTTCGGGTAGTTCGTCAGCAGCCGCCGCAGCAGCCTCAGCATCTGGATCAGGCAAAGGACAATCGAGTAGTTCGGCGGCAGCCGCCGCAGCAGCCTCAGCATCTGGATCAGGCAAAGGACAATCGAGTAGTTCGGCAGCAGCCGCCGCAGCAGCCTCAGCATCTGGATCAGGCAAAGGACAATCTAGTAGTGCGGCAGCAGCCGCCGCAGCAGCCTCAGCATCTGGATCAGGCAAAGGACGTTCGGGTAGTTCGGCAGCAGCCGCCGCAGCAGCCTCAGCATCTGGATCAGGCAAAGGACAATCGAGTAGTTCGGCAGCAGCCGCTGCAGCAGCCTCAGCATCTGGATCAGGCAAAGGACAATCAAGTAGTTCGGCAGCAGCCGCCGCAGCAGCCTCAGCATCTGGATCAGGCAAAGGACAATCTAATAGTGCGGCAGCAGCCGCCGCAGCAGCCTCAGCATCTGGATCAGGCAAAGGACGTTCGGGTAGTTCGTCAGCAGCCGCCGCAGCAGCCTCAGCATCTGGATCAGGCAAAGGACAATCGAGTAGTTCGGCGGCAGCCGCCGCAGCAGCCTCAGCATCTGGATCAGGCAAAGGACAATCGAGTAGTTCGGCAGCAGCCTCAGCATCTGGATCAGGCAAAGGACATTCGGGTAGTTCGGCAGCAGCCGCCGCAGCAGCCTCAGCATCTGGATCAGGCAAAGGACAATCAAGTGGTGCTGCATCATCTGCAGCAGCATCCAGTTCCGGAGGCAGTAGTTCAAGCGCAGCGGCATCATCAGCATCAACTTCTTATCTTAAAAATAGAGCATGTGGGCAATAATATGAAAGATAAATCGCATATTTCCAAAGcattgattttataa
- the LOC143913438 gene encoding uncharacterized protein LOC143913438 isoform X12: MKTLNWTFAFVILCLWINTSSSHVIRPACRCTQNKESVENVDERIGKCANKGHSSSSAQPPQQPQHLDQAKDNLVVRQQPPQQPQHLDQAKDNRVVRQQPPQQPQHLDQAKDNLVVRQQPPQQPQHLDQAKDVRVVRQQPPQQPQHLDQAKDNRVVRQQPLQQPQHLDQAKDNQVVRQQPPQQPQHLDQAKDNLVVRQQPPQQPQHLDQAKDVRVVRQQPPQQPQHLDQAKDNRVVRRQPPQQPQHLDQAKDNRVVRQQPPQQPQHLDQAKDNLVVRQQPPQQPQHLDQAKDVRVVRQQPPQQPQHLDQAKDNRVVRQQPLQQPQHLDQAKDNQVVRQQPPQQPQHLDQAKDNLVVRQQPPQQPQHLDQAKDVRVVRQQPPQQPQHLDQAKDNRVVRRQPPQQPQHLDQAKDNRVVRQQPPQQPQHLDQAKDNLVVRQQPPQQPQHLDQAKDVRVVRQQPPQQPQHLDQAKDNRVVRQQPLQQPQHLDQAKDNQVVRQQPPQQPQHLDQAKDNLIVRQQPPQQPQHLDQAKDIRVVRQQPPQQPQHLDQAKDNQVVLHHLQQHPVPEAVVQAQRHHQHQLLILKIEHVGNNMKDKSHISKALIL, encoded by the exons ATGAAGACTTTGAATTGGACCTTCGCATTCGTGATTCTGTGCCTTTGGATTAAT ACGTCTAGTTCGCATGTAATCAGACCTGCATGCAGATGCACCCAAAATAAAGAATCCGTTGAAAATGTAGACGAAAGAATTGGAAAATGTGCAAATAAAGGACACTCAAGTAGTTCAGCA CAGCCGCCGCAGCAGCCTCAGCATCTGGATCAGGCAAAGGACAATCTAGTAGTGCGGCAGCAGCCGCCGCAGCAGCCTCAGCATCTGGATCAGGCAAAGGACAATCGAGTAGTTCGGCAGCAGCCGCCGCAGCAGCCTCAGCATCTGGATCAGGCAAAGGACAATCTAGTAGTGCGGCAGCAGCCGCCGCAGCAGCCTCAGCATCTGGATCAGGCAAAGGACGTTCGGGTAGTTCGGCAGCAGCCGCCGCAGCAACCTCAGCATCTGGATCAGGCAAAGGACAATCGAGTAGTTCGGCAGCAGCCGCTGCAGCAGCCTCAGCATCTGGATCAGGCAAAGGACAATCAAGTAGTTCGGCAGCAGCCGCCGCAGCAGCCTCAGCATCTGGATCAGGCAAAGGACAATCTAGTAGTGCGGCAGCAGCCGCCGCAGCAGCCTCAGCATCTGGATCAGGCAAAGGACGTTCGGGTAGTTCGTCAGCAGCCGCCGCAGCAGCCTCAGCATCTGGATCAGGCAAAGGACAATCGAGTAGTTCGGCGGCAGCCGCCGCAGCAGCCTCAGCATCTGGATCAGGCAAAGGACAATCGAGTAGTTCGGCAGCAGCCGCCGCAGCAGCCTCAGCATCTGGATCAGGCAAAGGACAATCTAGTAGTGCGGCAGCAGCCGCCGCAGCAGCCTCAGCATCTGGATCAGGCAAAGGACGTTCGGGTAGTTCGGCAGCAGCCGCCGCAGCAGCCTCAGCATCTGGATCAGGCAAAGGACAATCGAGTAGTTCGGCAGCAGCCGCTGCAGCAGCCTCAGCATCTGGATCAGGCAAAGGACAATCAAGTAGTTCGGCAGCAGCCGCCGCAGCAGCCTCAGCATCTGGATCAGGCAAAGGACAATCTAGTAGTGCGGCAGCAGCCGCCGCAGCAGCCTCAGCATCTGGATCAGGCAAAGGACGTTCGGGTAGTTCGTCAGCAGCCGCCGCAGCAGCCTCAGCATCTGGATCAGGCAAAGGACAATCGAGTAGTTCGGCGGCAGCCGCCGCAGCAGCCTCAGCATCTGGATCAGGCAAAGGACAATCGAGTAGTTCGGCAGCAGCCGCCGCAGCAGCCTCAGCATCTGGATCAGGCAAAGGACAATCTAGTAGTGCGGCAGCAGCCGCCGCAGCAGCCTCAGCATCTGGATCAGGCAAAGGACGTTCGGGTAGTTCGGCAGCAGCCGCCGCAGCAGCCTCAGCATCTGGATCAGGCAAAGGACAATCGAGTAGTTCGGCAGCAGCCGCTGCAGCAGCCTCAGCATCTGGATCAGGCAAAGGACAATCAAGTAGTTCGGCAGCAGCCGCCGCAGCAGCCTCAGCATCTGGATCAGGCAAAGGACAATCTAATAGTGCGGCAGCAGCCGCCGCAGCAGCCTCAGCATCTGGATCAG GCAAAGGACATTCGGGTAGTTCGGCAGCAGCCGCCGCAGCAGCCTCAGCATCTGGATCAGGCAAAGGACAATCAAGTGGTGCTGCATCATCTGCAGCAGCATCCAGTTCCGGAGGCAGTAGTTCAAGCGCAGCGGCATCATCAGCATCAACTTCTTATCTTAAAAATAGAGCATGTGGGCAATAATATGAAAGATAAATCGCATATTTCCAAAGcattgattttataa